A single Brevundimonas sp. M20 DNA region contains:
- a CDS encoding acyl-CoA synthetase: MTPTASSPLDVLDLDIRRTGETTAEIAFTLVPELIYFDGHFPGQPILPGVSQAHLAVLLAERVWGGWPSSATISRLKFRRVLAPGDVVVLELRHYPSTGGLSFVFKLNGSPASQGDVGDLA; the protein is encoded by the coding sequence ATGACCCCGACTGCTTCCAGTCCGCTGGACGTGCTTGATCTGGATATCCGGCGCACCGGCGAGACGACGGCGGAGATCGCCTTCACCCTCGTCCCCGAGCTGATCTATTTCGACGGCCATTTCCCCGGCCAGCCCATCCTGCCGGGCGTGTCACAGGCTCATCTGGCCGTGCTGCTGGCCGAGCGGGTATGGGGCGGCTGGCCGTCCAGCGCGACCATCTCGCGGCTGAAATTCCGCCGCGTGCTGGCGCCCGGCGACGTCGTGGTGCTGGAGCTGCGCCACTACCCGTCGACGGGCGGGCTGTCGTTTGTGTTCAAGCTGAACGGGTCGCCGGCCTCACAGGGCGACGTCGGCGATCTGGCCTGA
- a CDS encoding acyl carrier protein: MSAVMERETIYSEIKEYLVSAFDVPRDLITPEADLVEQLNLDSIDAIDLMVQLKEITGRKIEPDEFRGIRTIDDVLNLAQKKHAQG; encoded by the coding sequence ATGAGCGCCGTCATGGAACGTGAGACCATCTATTCCGAGATCAAGGAGTATCTCGTCTCCGCCTTCGACGTGCCCCGTGACCTGATCACGCCCGAAGCCGATCTGGTGGAGCAGCTCAACCTCGACTCGATCGACGCGATCGATCTGATGGTCCAGCTGAAGGAAATCACCGGCCGCAAGATCGAACCGGACGAGTTCCGCGGCATCCGCACGATCGACGACGTGCTGAACCTCGCCCAGAAGAAGCATGCCCAAGGTTGA
- a CDS encoding phosphopantetheine-binding protein: MTTPTEFEMKSAIIEVLNLEDITPDDIGADEDLFGNTGLALDSIDALEIGVALQKKFDIKIDVDDKQLHSHFQTINALIAFVAQQKALKQ; the protein is encoded by the coding sequence ATGACGACACCCACCGAATTCGAGATGAAATCCGCGATCATCGAGGTCCTGAACCTCGAGGACATCACCCCGGATGACATCGGCGCCGACGAGGATCTGTTCGGCAATACCGGTCTGGCGCTCGATTCCATCGACGCGCTGGAGATCGGGGTCGCGCTGCAGAAGAAGTTCGACATCAAGATCGATGTTGATGACAAGCAACTGCACAGCCACTTCCAGACGATCAACGCCCTGATCGCCTTCGTGGCCCAGCAGAAGGCCCTGAAGCAATGA
- a CDS encoding 1-acyl-sn-glycerol-3-phosphate acyltransferase, whose protein sequence is MKALARFWLLIATGTSFALFGLGGLFLAIVVFPLINLLVRDREQRTRIAQQTVHRVWRTYVRIMVFLGAVSYEVHGAELLRNDRGTLVIANHPSLLDIVFIMSLMERTQCVVKAGVWRNPFMRGVVTAANYIPNENDPERLIEDCVAALEAGNNLVIFPEGSRTPPGVKPKYQRGFAYIAHRSQAPVRLVTITCSPPTLLKGEPWYKVPSRRAHWVIQVHEHIDVPDQSIQSAIAARSLCMQVERRIEELLAA, encoded by the coding sequence ATGAAGGCGCTCGCAAGATTCTGGCTGCTGATCGCGACGGGCACGTCCTTCGCCCTGTTCGGGCTGGGGGGGCTGTTCCTCGCCATCGTGGTCTTCCCGCTGATCAACCTGCTTGTCCGCGATCGGGAGCAGCGGACCCGCATCGCCCAGCAGACCGTACACCGCGTCTGGCGCACCTATGTGCGGATCATGGTCTTCCTCGGGGCCGTTTCCTACGAGGTTCACGGCGCCGAGCTGCTGCGGAATGACCGGGGCACACTGGTCATCGCCAACCACCCCTCCCTGCTCGACATCGTCTTCATCATGTCGCTGATGGAGCGGACCCAATGCGTGGTGAAGGCGGGGGTCTGGCGCAATCCGTTCATGCGCGGCGTGGTGACGGCGGCCAACTATATTCCCAACGAGAACGATCCCGAGCGGCTGATCGAGGACTGTGTCGCGGCGCTGGAGGCCGGGAACAATCTGGTCATCTTCCCCGAGGGTTCGCGCACGCCGCCGGGCGTCAAGCCGAAGTACCAGCGGGGCTTCGCCTATATCGCCCACCGCTCACAGGCGCCGGTCCGACTGGTCACCATCACCTGCAGTCCGCCGACCCTGCTGAAGGGCGAGCCGTGGTACAAAGTCCCCAGTCGGCGCGCTCACTGGGTCATCCAGGTCCATGAACATATTGACGTTCCGGACCAATCCATTCAATCCGCCATCGCCGCCAGGAGCCTGTGCATGCAGGTGGAGCGCCGAATAGAAGAACTGCTTGCCGCATGA
- a CDS encoding beta-ketoacyl synthase chain length factor, whose protein sequence is MAEDASAIPVQQRRRLPAFTRNVLQCALPLLRDRPGTPVVLSSPNGDLDSTVTLLSDIARNELLSPSLFGLSVHNAPLGALSLSIEGPGDQISIGGDTATLSAGLVEAWAQLTTGEASSIVLVHADERLSGLYADLDEATPGVFIAMTLALVGDGGEGVVVTPGRTGALAVVNALRAGQTRLTFSPPRLDALAA, encoded by the coding sequence GTGGCTGAGGACGCCTCCGCCATCCCTGTGCAGCAACGCCGCCGCCTGCCTGCCTTCACCCGCAATGTCCTTCAATGCGCCCTGCCGCTGCTGCGCGATCGGCCCGGAACGCCGGTAGTGCTGTCCAGCCCCAACGGCGATCTCGACAGCACCGTGACCCTGCTCAGCGACATCGCGCGGAACGAGTTGCTGTCGCCGTCCCTGTTCGGCCTGTCGGTCCATAACGCCCCGCTGGGCGCGCTGAGCCTGTCCATTGAAGGTCCGGGCGATCAGATTTCCATCGGCGGCGATACGGCGACCCTGTCGGCCGGTCTGGTCGAGGCCTGGGCCCAGCTGACGACCGGGGAGGCCTCCTCCATCGTTCTGGTGCACGCCGACGAGCGCCTTTCGGGCCTCTACGCCGATCTGGATGAGGCCACCCCCGGCGTGTTCATCGCCATGACCCTCGCCCTGGTGGGTGACGGCGGGGAGGGCGTCGTGGTCACCCCCGGGCGCACCGGCGCACTGGCGGTGGTCAACGCCCTGAGGGCCGGACAGACGCGTCTGACCTTCTCGCCGCCGCGACTGGACGCGCTGGCGGCATGA
- a CDS encoding glycosyltransferase family 2 protein, producing the protein MRLCAVVPSYRHVSQLPRLSRRLVELCDHVLIVDDGNTEPVRSEIAALHDPSNGVQVLRLDVNAGKGVAVLTGFREAIAQGFTHALQIDADGQHDIEDVHRFIEASRQRPEALICGQAVYDESVPRARKIGRWITHVWVWIETASLAIADSMCGFRLYPLPKVAEVIAGTRIGSRMDFDTEMAVHMHWRGTPVVNLPTKVIYPPDNVSNFEMLADNVRISKMHTRLALQAPFRLIRKLWVSVFAR; encoded by the coding sequence ATGCGCTTGTGCGCCGTTGTTCCGAGTTATCGCCATGTCAGCCAGCTGCCGCGTCTGTCGCGACGGCTGGTTGAGCTTTGCGACCACGTCCTGATTGTTGACGACGGCAATACGGAGCCCGTGCGCTCTGAAATCGCCGCCCTGCATGATCCCTCCAACGGCGTTCAGGTCCTGCGGCTGGACGTCAATGCGGGCAAGGGCGTGGCGGTCCTGACGGGCTTCCGCGAAGCCATCGCCCAGGGCTTCACCCACGCCCTCCAGATCGACGCCGACGGTCAGCATGACATCGAGGACGTCCACCGCTTCATCGAGGCCTCGCGGCAGCGGCCCGAGGCCCTGATTTGCGGTCAGGCGGTCTATGACGAAAGCGTGCCCAGGGCGCGCAAGATCGGTCGATGGATCACCCACGTCTGGGTGTGGATCGAGACCGCTTCGCTGGCCATCGCCGACTCGATGTGCGGCTTCCGCCTCTACCCGCTGCCCAAGGTGGCCGAGGTCATCGCGGGGACCAGAATCGGCTCGCGCATGGATTTCGACACCGAAATGGCCGTGCACATGCATTGGCGCGGGACGCCCGTGGTGAACCTGCCGACCAAGGTCATCTATCCGCCGGACAACGTCTCCAATTTCGAGATGCTGGCCGACAATGTGCGGATATCGAAGATGCACACCCGGCTGGCGTTGCAGGCCCCGTTCCGCCTGATCCGCAAGCTGTGGGTTTCAGTCTTCGCCCGGTAG
- a CDS encoding excinuclease ATPase subunit, protein MKPGILVTGVVLSAALLAAPTTPMAAAPADEVTIHEIANVLERPEYASQLEGVTFYFGDAPHPRVARRIEADATTSQRSRRFGRSAEESCQWVMLSALIRLKNQTLANGGNAVINVRSNWDNVEWSSRTQYKCSAGFLMAGVALKGDMVSLR, encoded by the coding sequence ATGAAGCCCGGCATCCTTGTGACTGGTGTGGTCCTTTCCGCTGCTCTTCTGGCGGCCCCGACGACGCCGATGGCGGCCGCCCCGGCTGACGAGGTCACCATCCACGAAATCGCCAATGTGCTGGAGCGTCCCGAATACGCTTCGCAACTGGAAGGCGTGACCTTCTATTTCGGCGACGCGCCGCACCCCCGTGTCGCGCGCCGCATCGAGGCTGACGCCACCACCTCGCAACGCAGCCGCCGCTTCGGCCGCTCGGCCGAGGAATCCTGCCAGTGGGTCATGCTGTCGGCCCTGATCCGCCTGAAGAACCAGACCCTGGCCAACGGCGGCAACGCCGTCATCAACGTCCGGTCCAACTGGGACAATGTCGAATGGTCCAGCCGCACCCAGTACAAGTGCTCGGCGGGCTTCCTGATGGCCGGCGTCGCCCTGAAGGGCGACATGGTCAGCCTTCGCTGA
- a CDS encoding acyloxyacyl hydrolase, which yields MFVRTCALLTCTAALALAGQARAQTAPEFRLVDEVRFAVLQHDTGVIGENREDGVDLGVEVLSTPIEALRLIGSPKVVAGALVNTDGYTNQIYLGLQAERTLASQVFSPNDAIYLEGMVGAAWHDGKLDVSGTPLEDEWKSHGSRVVFRTGFGVGYRFNEKWSLTATFHHISNADTSLPNEGSNDIGLRLGMKL from the coding sequence ATGTTCGTCCGCACTTGCGCCCTGCTGACCTGCACCGCCGCCCTCGCCCTCGCGGGACAGGCCCGGGCCCAGACCGCGCCGGAATTCCGGCTGGTCGACGAGGTTCGCTTCGCCGTGCTTCAGCACGACACCGGCGTGATCGGCGAGAACCGGGAGGACGGTGTCGATCTGGGTGTTGAAGTCCTGTCCACGCCCATCGAAGCCTTGCGTCTGATCGGTTCACCGAAGGTCGTGGCCGGCGCGCTGGTGAACACCGACGGCTACACCAACCAGATCTATCTCGGCCTGCAGGCCGAACGGACCCTGGCATCCCAGGTCTTCAGCCCGAACGACGCCATCTATCTGGAAGGCATGGTCGGCGCCGCCTGGCACGACGGCAAGCTGGACGTCAGCGGCACGCCGCTGGAGGACGAATGGAAATCGCACGGCAGCCGTGTGGTGTTCCGCACCGGTTTCGGCGTCGGCTATCGCTTCAATGAAAAATGGTCGCTGACGGCCACCTTCCACCACATCTCGAACGCCGACACCTCGCTGCCGAACGAAGGCTCGAACGACATCGGCCTGCGTCTGGGCATGAAGCTCTGA
- a CDS encoding OmpW family protein: MNFRTLILAAAAAAATAFAAPAMAQTANTWEAPRKGDWLVTGRVTDVFSGADNAILTSAGADSGLHVDVGDSVMPTLGFTYFLTDHFAIEGILGTTQHEIRAQGGGTDVAVHETWVLPPVVTLQYRPLSGGRVSPYVGAGVNYMLFYSGDDKNGFTVDLDDGFGYALQAGADIGIQGPWSVNVDVKKIWFNTDADVNNGALHSDVDLDPWVVSVGVSRKF; the protein is encoded by the coding sequence ATGAACTTCAGGACCCTGATCCTCGCCGCCGCCGCCGCCGCGGCGACCGCCTTCGCCGCTCCGGCGATGGCCCAGACCGCCAACACCTGGGAGGCCCCGCGCAAGGGCGACTGGCTGGTCACCGGCCGTGTCACCGACGTCTTCTCGGGCGCGGACAACGCCATCCTGACCAGCGCCGGCGCCGACAGCGGCCTGCATGTCGATGTGGGCGACAGTGTCATGCCGACCCTCGGCTTCACCTACTTCCTGACCGACCATTTCGCGATCGAGGGCATCCTCGGCACGACGCAGCATGAGATCCGCGCCCAGGGCGGCGGGACCGATGTCGCCGTGCATGAGACCTGGGTGCTGCCGCCGGTGGTCACCCTGCAATACCGCCCCCTGAGCGGCGGGCGTGTCAGCCCCTACGTCGGCGCGGGCGTGAACTACATGCTGTTCTACAGCGGCGACGACAAGAACGGCTTCACCGTCGATCTGGATGACGGCTTCGGCTACGCGCTGCAGGCGGGCGCGGACATCGGCATTCAGGGGCCGTGGAGCGTCAACGTCGATGTGAAGAAGATCTGGTTCAACACGGACGCCGACGTGAACAACGGCGCCCTGCACAGCGACGTCGACCTTGATCCGTGGGTCGTCTCGGTCGGTGTCAGCCGCAAATTCTAG